A region of Chitinophaga horti DNA encodes the following proteins:
- the fcl gene encoding GDP-L-fucose synthase: MKLNDKIYVAGHRGMVGGAICRRLDALGYTNIVTRSSSELDLRNQAAVNEFFETERPAYVFLAAAKVGGIHANNTYRAEFIYDNLMMEANIIYAAWKYGVTKLMFLGSSCIYPRLAAQPLREDSLLTGPLEATNEPYAIAKIAGIKMCESFRDQYGCNFISVMPTNLYGIGDNYHPENSHVLPALIRKFHEAKAEGKPSVTVWGTGTPKREFLYADDLADACVFLMMHYDEKELVNIGTGEDLSIKELAELVKEVTHYEGEIVFDSSKPDGTPRKLMDVSKLHSLGWKHTTNLPKGVALAYAHFLKKAHFPLATF; the protein is encoded by the coding sequence ATGAAGCTGAACGACAAGATTTATGTAGCAGGCCACCGCGGTATGGTGGGAGGCGCTATTTGCAGAAGACTGGATGCATTGGGGTACACCAATATCGTAACCCGCAGCTCCTCCGAACTGGACCTGCGCAACCAGGCCGCCGTAAACGAGTTTTTCGAAACCGAACGCCCGGCTTATGTGTTCCTCGCGGCTGCCAAAGTAGGCGGCATTCATGCGAACAACACTTACCGCGCAGAGTTTATCTATGATAACCTCATGATGGAAGCCAACATCATTTACGCCGCCTGGAAGTATGGCGTAACGAAACTGATGTTCCTGGGCAGCTCCTGCATTTATCCGCGACTGGCAGCACAACCGCTTCGTGAGGATAGTCTGCTGACCGGCCCGCTGGAAGCAACGAACGAACCTTATGCCATCGCGAAAATCGCAGGCATTAAAATGTGCGAATCGTTCCGCGACCAGTACGGCTGCAACTTCATCAGTGTAATGCCTACCAACCTGTATGGCATTGGTGATAACTATCACCCCGAAAACTCGCATGTACTGCCTGCACTCATCCGCAAGTTTCATGAAGCGAAAGCAGAAGGTAAACCCTCTGTAACGGTATGGGGCACTGGCACGCCTAAGCGCGAATTCCTGTATGCCGATGACCTGGCCGACGCCTGCGTATTCCTGATGATGCACTATGATGAGAAAGAACTGGTAAACATCGGAACCGGTGAAGACCTCAGCATCAAAGAACTGGCAGAACTGGTAAAAGAAGTAACACACTACGAAGGGGAAATCGTGTTTGACAGTTCCAAGCCAGACGGTACGCCCCGCAAACTGATGGACGTAAGCAAACTGCATAGCCTGGGTTGGAAACATACGACCAACCTGCCTAAAGGCGTAGCACTTGCTTATGCTCACTTTCTTAAAAAGGCTCATTTCCCATTAGCTACATTTTAA
- a CDS encoding response regulator, with protein MTHTILLIEDNLGISANMKSLLELHEYDVLTAHNGADGASIAKAQRPDLVISDIYMPSCDGYELLDMFLEDEEMRDIPVIMVSGRAEMSDADLAISKGAAGYMTKPFMFKSLHATIRKVLDARHEPVA; from the coding sequence ATGACACACACCATACTACTGATAGAAGACAATTTAGGCATTTCAGCAAACATGAAAAGCCTGCTCGAATTACACGAATACGATGTACTTACGGCCCACAATGGTGCCGACGGCGCCTCCATAGCAAAAGCGCAACGCCCCGATCTCGTGATCAGCGACATCTACATGCCCTCCTGCGATGGCTACGAATTACTGGACATGTTTCTTGAAGATGAAGAGATGCGTGACATTCCGGTGATCATGGTAAGTGGTCGTGCCGAAATGAGCGACGCCGACCTGGCCATCAGCAAAGGCGCAGCAGGTTACATGACCAAACCGTTTATGTTTAAAAGTCTGCATGCCACCATCCGTAAAGTGCTGGATGCACGACATGAACCGGTAGCATAA
- a CDS encoding response regulator transcription factor: MINIGIIEDNHFQLNNYKEFLEDFQECRVVFSCRSMEEFRELPYKDPEVKVILLDISLPGESGIEGMQELKQRFPDAKIIVLSGHDDKEYVIESIMKGASGYIIKTSRLMEIYHSILDAVNQGGTLSPKAAHLLINHINKDPLESVKDKLTKREYELLTLLKEGYSYKEMADKLFVTVFTINQHLKKVYQKLNVTSKSELISRIWSNNLFTSAMVLLLSCSVITNVYIAGIKYVL; encoded by the coding sequence ATGATCAATATTGGGATAATAGAAGACAATCATTTTCAGTTGAACAACTATAAAGAGTTTCTGGAAGATTTCCAGGAATGTCGTGTTGTGTTCTCCTGCAGATCGATGGAGGAGTTCCGGGAACTGCCCTATAAAGATCCAGAAGTGAAAGTGATATTGCTCGACATCTCGCTCCCCGGTGAGTCAGGTATAGAGGGCATGCAGGAGCTGAAACAACGTTTCCCCGATGCAAAGATCATTGTACTTAGCGGTCACGATGATAAAGAATACGTAATAGAATCTATCATGAAAGGCGCCAGTGGTTATATTATTAAGACCAGTCGCCTCATGGAGATCTATCATTCCATACTCGACGCAGTGAACCAGGGTGGTACGCTTTCCCCCAAAGCGGCCCATCTGCTGATTAATCATATTAATAAAGATCCGCTTGAAAGTGTGAAGGATAAGCTGACGAAACGTGAGTATGAATTACTCACTTTGTTGAAAGAAGGCTACTCATATAAGGAAATGGCGGACAAACTTTTCGTTACCGTGTTTACTATTAATCAACATTTGAAGAAAGTTTACCAGAAGTTGAACGTTACCTCAAAATCGGAACTTATCTCCCGCATCTGGTCTAATAACCTCTTTACATCTGCCATGGTGCTGCTTCTCAGTTGCTCAGTTATTACTAATGTATACATAGCTGGCATAAAATATGTTCTGTAG
- a CDS encoding sensor histidine kinase, giving the protein MKPDNQVKVSGLLSAIKEPALLIDPNTQIVVKANEPATAVLVSDVSGAIEQVPFVHLYNEALFSSTTAIILNGRRNDVDIKLDFRLSTIKTTEGEFILAIGREIESEQSLNEKVRLLEREKTTQELRANFVSLTSHELRTPITAISSSLELLESRLEKDYALDGFYHQHIARISTELFNVTTLLDEMLTISNIVSDKYKVVKSAVNAEDVVTYLSEQYFSDRKDGRSLKVKCSGTPRNIFVDKNQLSKILTNLISNAFKFSTEGNPSVKLNYQEKQLVIKVRDTGIGIPPKDLPNLFSAFYRASNAVNIEGSGLGLVIVKTFVDCNDGTISVESENEKGTTFTIGFNYSE; this is encoded by the coding sequence ATGAAACCTGATAACCAAGTAAAGGTGAGTGGCTTGCTAAGCGCTATCAAAGAGCCGGCATTACTCATTGACCCAAATACACAGATCGTCGTAAAGGCCAACGAGCCCGCAACCGCAGTGCTGGTAAGCGATGTGTCGGGAGCTATCGAACAAGTACCATTCGTCCATTTATATAATGAAGCGCTGTTTTCGTCCACCACCGCCATCATTTTAAATGGAAGGCGCAATGATGTTGATATCAAACTCGACTTTCGGCTCAGCACCATTAAAACGACAGAAGGGGAATTTATTTTAGCGATCGGCAGGGAGATAGAAAGTGAACAATCACTAAACGAAAAGGTACGCTTGCTCGAAAGAGAAAAGACTACGCAAGAGCTTCGCGCCAACTTCGTATCGCTGACATCCCACGAGCTGCGTACGCCTATTACTGCTATCTCATCCTCCCTAGAACTGCTGGAAAGCAGACTGGAAAAGGACTACGCGCTGGACGGATTTTATCACCAGCACATTGCGCGCATATCGACCGAGCTGTTTAATGTAACTACACTGCTCGACGAAATGCTTACGATCAGCAACATCGTGTCAGATAAATATAAAGTAGTGAAAAGCGCGGTGAATGCAGAAGATGTCGTAACTTACTTAAGCGAACAGTATTTTTCGGACAGGAAAGACGGTCGCAGCCTGAAGGTTAAATGTAGTGGCACCCCGAGAAATATTTTTGTAGATAAGAACCAGCTGTCTAAGATCCTTACTAATCTCATCAGCAACGCCTTTAAATTTTCCACTGAGGGCAACCCCTCTGTAAAACTGAATTACCAGGAGAAACAACTGGTCATAAAAGTGCGCGACACGGGAATTGGAATACCCCCCAAGGACCTGCCGAACCTTTTTTCCGCTTTCTATCGCGCCAGCAATGCCGTAAACATTGAGGGCTCGGGGCTTGGACTGGTGATCGTTAAAACATTCGTAGACTGTAACGACGGCACCATCAGCGTAGAAAGTGAAAATGAAAAAGGGACCACTTTTACGATTGGATTCAATTATTCGGAATGA
- the gmd gene encoding GDP-mannose 4,6-dehydratase codes for MKVALITGVNGQDGAYLAELLLEKGYMVHGIKRRASLINTERIDHLYQDPHDANVRFKLHYGDMTDSTNLIRIIQETQPDEIYNLAAMSHVHVSFDTPEYTANADGIGTLRLLEALRILKMEKKTRIYQASTSELYGLVQEVPQRETTPFYPRSPYAVAKLYAYWITVNYREAYGMFACNGILFNHESPLRGETFVTRKITRAVAAIVLGLQEKLYLGNLDARRDWGHAKDYVEAMWRILQQEKPEDFVIATGITTPVRDFVRMAFDEVGVELAFIGEGVNETAVVTACRNKDFVLPIGKEVVAVDPHYFRPTEVELLIGDPSKAKKKLDWEPKYDLPALVKEMVAADVEVFRKKEVAQFEHLIG; via the coding sequence ATGAAAGTTGCTTTAATTACCGGTGTGAACGGACAGGACGGCGCTTATCTCGCTGAACTTTTACTCGAAAAAGGTTACATGGTGCACGGTATCAAACGCCGCGCATCGCTTATCAATACAGAAAGGATCGATCACCTGTACCAGGACCCGCACGATGCGAACGTAAGGTTTAAACTGCATTACGGCGATATGACCGATAGTACAAACCTGATCCGCATCATCCAGGAAACGCAGCCCGACGAGATTTATAACCTCGCTGCGATGAGCCACGTACACGTAAGCTTCGATACCCCTGAATATACTGCCAACGCCGACGGTATTGGTACGCTCCGTTTGCTGGAAGCCCTGCGCATCCTGAAGATGGAAAAGAAAACCCGCATCTACCAGGCCAGCACATCTGAGCTGTACGGCCTGGTGCAGGAAGTGCCCCAGCGCGAAACTACGCCGTTCTATCCCCGCAGCCCATATGCTGTAGCTAAGCTATACGCTTACTGGATTACGGTGAACTACCGCGAAGCTTACGGCATGTTCGCTTGCAACGGCATCCTGTTTAACCACGAAAGCCCACTGCGTGGTGAAACTTTCGTAACCCGTAAGATCACCCGTGCGGTAGCCGCTATCGTACTCGGCCTGCAGGAAAAGTTATACCTCGGTAACCTGGACGCCCGCCGCGACTGGGGGCACGCGAAAGATTATGTAGAAGCAATGTGGCGCATCCTGCAACAGGAAAAACCGGAAGACTTCGTCATCGCTACCGGTATTACCACGCCTGTTCGCGACTTTGTACGCATGGCGTTCGATGAAGTAGGTGTGGAACTGGCTTTCATCGGCGAAGGTGTGAACGAAACTGCCGTAGTAACCGCTTGCCGTAACAAAGACTTCGTTCTGCCGATCGGTAAAGAAGTAGTAGCGGTAGATCCTCATTACTTCCGTCCGACCGAAGTAGAGCTGTTGATCGGCGATCCTTCTAAAGCGAAAAAGAAACTGGACTGGGAACCCAAATATGACCTGCCTGCACTGGTGAAAGAAATGGTAGCGGCAGACGTAGAGGTATTCCGTAAGAAAGAAGTGGCGCAATTCGAACATTTAATAGGATAA
- a CDS encoding UpxY family transcription antiterminator: MHHEPHAWYALYTKSRCEKKVATLLARKQIESYCPMNEVESQWSDRKKIVQEPLFKSYVFVRIPERLINTVRQTEGVVNFVYWLGKPAVITDHEVDMMKRFLDEFKTVQLEQFPIRRNEVTDVPALRQRRLVEVSKRKVKATLHSLGFHMIATLPSAELAFSDSQMDVVDNLFSNS; the protein is encoded by the coding sequence ATGCATCACGAACCACATGCCTGGTATGCACTTTATACCAAATCGAGGTGTGAAAAGAAAGTGGCGACCCTGCTTGCACGTAAGCAAATAGAGAGCTATTGCCCGATGAATGAAGTGGAGAGCCAGTGGAGCGACAGGAAGAAAATTGTACAGGAGCCGCTGTTCAAATCTTATGTATTTGTGCGCATCCCCGAGCGCCTGATCAACACCGTGCGTCAAACAGAAGGGGTAGTAAACTTCGTATACTGGCTGGGTAAGCCGGCTGTGATCACCGATCACGAAGTGGATATGATGAAACGTTTCCTCGATGAGTTCAAAACGGTTCAGCTGGAACAATTCCCGATCCGCCGCAATGAAGTTACTGACGTGCCGGCCTTACGCCAGCGCCGTTTGGTAGAAGTAAGCAAGCGTAAAGTAAAAGCTACCCTGCATAGCCTGGGCTTCCATATGATCGCCACCCTGCCAAGCGCAGAACTGGCCTTCTCCGACAGCCAGATGGACGTGGTAGATAATCTCTTTTCAAATTCATAA
- a CDS encoding polysaccharide biosynthesis/export family protein, which translates to MRRTKESSLKTGITILLTLLIFSSCVSTKNAVYFNNLNDTALKTAYSDFQPVIQKNDILQINVNSANPEETIIYNVPNSSGASGIQAVGVTASTPAAGFLVDQQGFIQYPMLGQVKAEGLTKKQLTDYLKKELTDKKLLVDPVVSIRFVNYRVTLLGEVAKPTVVNVTNEKITILEALGMAGDITIYGKKENVLVIRETGGKQVVKRLNLNDASIFSSPYYYLQSNDIVYVEPNKSKVASADRSRQVLPIVMSGLSLLVIVIDRLL; encoded by the coding sequence ATGCGAAGGACGAAGGAATCCAGCCTCAAGACCGGAATTACGATTTTATTAACGCTATTGATCTTTTCATCCTGCGTAAGCACCAAAAACGCTGTTTACTTCAACAATCTGAACGACACTGCGCTAAAGACCGCCTACAGCGACTTTCAGCCGGTGATTCAAAAGAACGACATTCTTCAGATCAATGTAAACAGTGCCAATCCAGAGGAGACCATTATTTATAATGTGCCCAATTCATCTGGTGCTTCGGGAATACAGGCAGTAGGCGTTACAGCTTCTACCCCCGCAGCGGGCTTCCTGGTAGATCAGCAGGGTTTTATACAATACCCGATGTTAGGACAGGTAAAAGCAGAAGGGTTAACAAAGAAGCAACTGACGGATTATCTTAAAAAGGAACTGACAGACAAAAAGCTTTTAGTAGACCCTGTTGTAAGTATCCGTTTTGTTAACTACAGGGTTACATTGCTCGGTGAAGTAGCTAAACCAACAGTAGTGAATGTAACAAACGAGAAGATTACTATCCTGGAGGCTCTTGGTATGGCCGGCGATATCACGATATACGGTAAAAAAGAGAATGTACTCGTTATTCGTGAAACCGGCGGGAAGCAAGTAGTAAAGCGTCTTAATCTTAATGATGCCAGTATTTTTTCTTCCCCTTATTATTATCTCCAGTCGAATGATATCGTATATGTGGAACCCAATAAATCAAAAGTAGCAAGCGCCGATCGAAGCAGGCAGGTACTGCCGATCGTAATGAGCGGATTGTCGCTGCTCGTAATTGTTATAGACAGGTTATTATAG
- a CDS encoding GumC family protein codes for MQKVNAHKPSQPEDKVDLVALIRYRYLAYWPLFLIVAGLSVGAALLYLRYATPVYRISSTLLVKDDSKDLGESSILAEMDLFGSKKNIENEIEILTSRTLAREVIQNLNLYGDIYEEGQIRNIPAYDYTPVKLQFLEPSRIMSEIPEKVTLQLLANQNKAVLAGKAYPLNDTVVTPWGRMKITAKPGVEDSKMYHVRIVNERQMTQELLTKLKVTPISKMATVINLEYTDVVPNRGEDILNELMKVYTAASIKDKNKLAASTMEFVTKRLDIVSKELSAVEGKVEEFKASSGIVDIGEQSKIFLESVQENDRMLSESSMQLSVLDAIERHVTGKSGGQSIVPATLGLSDPVMMELLSKLYQTEMEIESLRKTTGENSPKLAALNRQVEKMTPSILENLHSLRENLTASRQKLQADNARFMGILRTVPSKERALVEVSRDKEIKSAIYTFLLQKREETALAYSAAVSDNRIVDAAEADSGPFSPRRMMVIAMALAAGVVLVIGVITIKDMLNREIMSRSDIEKVTSAPIVAEILYDESNDAVVIADGRRSLVAEQFRTLRTSLSYIGLNGDNKTLLVTSSISGEGKSFISVNLAVSLSLIRKKVVLLEFDLRKPMISKMMKISREPGITNYLVGRTNISDMLKQVEGNENLYILPAGVIPPNPTELILNGRLEELLRHLKTMFDYVIIDTAPVGLVSDARLLAPFADATLYVTRHQVTPRLYLNKIDELYKNKELGKLNLVFNGVKLNSVQGHTYGYGYGYTEEVKRKKGSKSKSFIKGIFNL; via the coding sequence ATGCAAAAAGTTAACGCACATAAACCGTCACAGCCCGAAGATAAGGTGGACCTGGTAGCACTCATTCGCTACCGTTATCTCGCCTATTGGCCGCTGTTCCTCATCGTGGCAGGATTGTCCGTAGGAGCTGCACTGCTGTACTTACGGTATGCAACCCCAGTGTATCGCATCTCATCTACCTTGTTAGTAAAGGATGATTCAAAAGATCTCGGCGAATCGAGCATCCTGGCAGAAATGGACCTTTTTGGTTCAAAGAAAAATATCGAAAACGAGATCGAGATACTGACCTCCCGTACGCTAGCACGCGAAGTAATTCAAAACCTGAACCTTTACGGCGACATCTACGAAGAAGGCCAGATCCGCAACATACCTGCTTACGATTATACGCCTGTCAAACTTCAGTTCCTGGAGCCCAGCAGGATTATGTCTGAAATTCCTGAAAAGGTAACATTACAGCTGCTGGCGAATCAAAACAAGGCCGTACTCGCAGGTAAGGCTTATCCATTGAACGATACAGTAGTTACTCCCTGGGGCAGGATGAAGATCACTGCCAAGCCGGGTGTGGAAGATAGTAAGATGTATCATGTTCGCATCGTGAACGAAAGGCAGATGACGCAGGAGTTGCTGACGAAGCTGAAAGTAACGCCTATCTCCAAAATGGCCACTGTTATCAATCTTGAATATACAGATGTGGTGCCTAACCGCGGTGAAGATATCCTGAACGAATTGATGAAGGTCTACACCGCTGCATCTATCAAAGACAAGAATAAACTCGCCGCCAGCACGATGGAGTTCGTTACCAAACGACTCGACATTGTATCGAAAGAGTTAAGCGCGGTGGAAGGTAAAGTGGAGGAGTTCAAAGCTTCTTCAGGCATCGTTGATATCGGGGAACAAAGCAAAATATTCCTCGAAAGTGTGCAGGAAAACGATCGCATGCTGAGTGAATCGTCCATGCAATTATCAGTATTGGACGCAATCGAAAGGCATGTAACCGGTAAAAGTGGCGGACAAAGCATTGTGCCTGCTACCCTCGGACTATCCGATCCGGTGATGATGGAGTTGCTTAGCAAACTCTATCAAACCGAAATGGAAATTGAATCGCTGAGAAAGACGACGGGAGAGAACAGCCCGAAACTGGCTGCGTTGAACCGTCAGGTAGAAAAGATGACACCGAGCATCCTGGAAAACCTGCACAGTCTCCGCGAAAACCTGACCGCCAGCCGTCAAAAGCTGCAGGCCGACAACGCCAGGTTCATGGGTATATTGCGTACAGTGCCGAGCAAAGAAAGAGCGTTGGTAGAAGTAAGCCGCGATAAAGAAATTAAGTCAGCGATATACACTTTCCTTTTACAAAAGAGAGAAGAAACCGCCCTGGCCTACTCGGCCGCAGTATCCGACAATCGTATCGTAGATGCTGCAGAAGCAGATTCAGGTCCGTTTAGCCCGCGCAGGATGATGGTAATTGCTATGGCGCTCGCAGCAGGTGTGGTATTGGTGATTGGAGTAATTACCATAAAAGATATGCTGAACCGCGAGATTATGTCGCGTTCCGATATAGAAAAAGTTACGTCAGCGCCGATCGTGGCCGAGATTTTGTATGATGAGAGCAACGATGCAGTCGTAATTGCAGATGGACGTCGCAGCCTGGTAGCGGAACAATTCCGTACACTGCGTACTTCACTTTCTTACATCGGTCTTAATGGAGATAACAAAACCTTGCTGGTAACGTCTTCCATCTCGGGAGAAGGTAAGAGTTTTATCTCCGTGAACCTCGCGGTAAGTTTGTCGCTGATCCGCAAAAAGGTTGTGCTGCTGGAGTTTGACCTGCGCAAACCGATGATCAGTAAGATGATGAAAATATCACGCGAGCCGGGTATTACAAATTACCTGGTGGGGCGTACTAATATTTCAGATATGCTGAAACAGGTGGAAGGTAACGAGAATCTGTACATTCTGCCAGCAGGCGTTATTCCGCCTAATCCGACGGAGTTGATCCTGAACGGCAGGCTGGAAGAGTTGCTGCGCCATCTGAAGACAATGTTCGATTATGTAATTATCGATACCGCGCCTGTTGGCCTGGTGTCTGATGCCCGCCTGCTGGCGCCGTTCGCGGATGCCACGCTGTATGTAACACGTCACCAGGTTACGCCAAGGCTGTACCTGAACAAAATCGACGAGCTGTACAAAAACAAGGAGCTGGGTAAACTGAACCTCGTGTTCAACGGTGTGAAACTGAATAGTGTTCAGGGCCATACCTATGGATACGGATACGGTTACACGGAAGAAGTGAAACGAAAGAAGGGTAGTAAGTCGAAGAGTTTCATCAAAGGCATTTTTAATCTGTAA
- a CDS encoding MATE family efflux transporter, producing the protein MQAANRVVINTGTLYGKMLITIVISLYSTRLVLNALGANDFGLFNLISGVIAMLSFVNMAMTLSTQRYMSYSLGGGDTEQLKKVFNSSVLLHFVLGLILVTLFELVGIYMFDHVLNIPPDRLQAAKVIYHLMVASAFFTVISVPYDAVINARENMMLVAITGILESLLKLGIAVYLQYAASDKLVLFAGFSAGITVAMLLIKRFYCIARYEETRIRIKKYFSKSLLKEMFGYGGWNMFGAVSVVARNQGIAMILNVFFGTVVNAAYGIANQVNAQLSFFSVTMLQSLNPQIIKSEGRGDRERMLRLAMIASKFSFSLLAFFAIPAIIEMPFILQQWLKDVPTYTVVFCRLILLATLVNQLSQGIQVGVQSVGRIGAYQVTVSILLMMNLPIAYLLLWLGLPPQSVLVAAALVEVVTCAYRMMAGRRLIGLQVEEYFQKVVVSAVVPVFLAACISALTLLLLPEGWLRLMLTCVVSVISITLFMRYLGLTAYELEKLKAVIVKALTKINPRFALVMAGRKF; encoded by the coding sequence GTGCAGGCAGCTAACAGAGTAGTCATCAATACCGGTACCTTATACGGGAAAATGCTGATCACCATCGTGATCTCATTATACTCCACCCGGCTGGTACTCAACGCGCTGGGGGCGAACGATTTTGGTCTCTTCAACCTCATCAGCGGTGTAATTGCGATGCTCTCTTTTGTGAACATGGCTATGACCCTTTCTACCCAACGGTATATGAGTTATAGTCTTGGTGGTGGAGATACGGAACAACTGAAGAAGGTATTTAACTCTTCGGTGTTGCTGCATTTCGTACTGGGCCTTATACTGGTAACGCTCTTTGAATTAGTGGGCATCTATATGTTCGATCATGTGTTGAACATTCCGCCGGACAGGCTGCAGGCCGCTAAAGTGATTTATCACCTGATGGTCGCGAGCGCCTTTTTTACCGTGATTTCTGTACCGTACGATGCCGTGATCAATGCGCGGGAGAACATGATGCTGGTGGCGATTACCGGTATACTGGAATCTCTGTTAAAGTTAGGCATCGCGGTATACCTGCAATATGCAGCTTCTGACAAGCTGGTGCTATTCGCTGGCTTTTCGGCCGGTATAACCGTGGCGATGTTGTTGATCAAGCGGTTTTACTGCATCGCGCGATATGAGGAAACCCGTATCCGCATCAAAAAATACTTTAGTAAAAGTTTACTGAAAGAGATGTTCGGCTATGGCGGCTGGAACATGTTTGGCGCGGTAAGCGTCGTAGCACGTAACCAGGGCATCGCTATGATCCTGAACGTATTTTTCGGCACTGTGGTAAATGCCGCTTACGGTATAGCCAACCAGGTGAATGCTCAACTGAGCTTCTTTTCTGTAACAATGCTCCAATCGCTTAATCCGCAGATTATTAAAAGCGAAGGGAGAGGAGACCGTGAAAGAATGTTGCGGCTTGCCATGATCGCCAGTAAGTTCTCCTTTTCCCTCCTCGCCTTTTTTGCCATCCCCGCCATTATTGAAATGCCTTTTATCCTGCAACAGTGGCTTAAAGACGTGCCGACTTACACCGTGGTGTTCTGTCGGCTGATTTTGCTGGCTACGCTGGTAAACCAGTTGTCGCAGGGCATACAGGTAGGTGTGCAGTCTGTAGGCCGCATCGGTGCTTACCAGGTAACGGTAAGTATTTTACTGATGATGAACCTGCCGATTGCTTACTTGCTCTTATGGCTGGGCCTACCGCCACAATCGGTGCTGGTGGCGGCTGCTTTGGTAGAAGTGGTGACCTGTGCGTACCGCATGATGGCCGGCAGGCGACTGATAGGTTTGCAGGTAGAGGAATATTTTCAAAAAGTGGTGGTGAGTGCAGTAGTGCCAGTTTTCCTGGCCGCCTGTATCTCCGCGCTCACTTTACTCCTGTTGCCGGAAGGCTGGCTGCGATTGATGCTCACTTGCGTTGTCAGTGTAATTTCCATCACACTGTTCATGCGCTACCTCGGGCTTACTGCCTACGAACTTGAAAAACTAAAAGCCGTTATTGTAAAGGCCCTCACAAAAATCAACCCGCGCTTCGCCCTCGTAATGGCTGGCCGGAAATTTTAA